From a region of the Castanea sativa cultivar Marrone di Chiusa Pesio chromosome 10, ASM4071231v1 genome:
- the LOC142613784 gene encoding dehydration-responsive element-binding protein 1D-like: protein MNIFSQCSDPYPFGSDSFSFDKAETSSLSDAGSGTSASTHKGAHYSDEEVKLASRTPKKCAGRRVFKETRHPVYRGVRKRNKNKWVCEVREPKKKTRIWLGTYPTPEMAARAHDVAALVLREKSACLNFADSAWRLRMPASKDAMDIRRAAAEAAEAFRPREFGGQCGGAGGDDDEGVKNCEEVSGSYGESAVVEKKASVQGNVVYLDEEELYDMPGLLVSMAEGLLISPPPCVGYSNNINWDDMESDAQVTLWNF from the coding sequence ATGAATATCTTTAGCCAATGCTCAGACCCTTATCCATTTGGGTCTGACTCGTTTTCCTTTGATAAAGCAGAGACTTCTTCTTTATCCGACGCTGGAAGTGGCACCTCAGCTTCAACTCACAAAGGTGCTCACTACTCCGATGAAGAAGTTAAACTAGCTTCGAGGACACCCAAGAAGTGTGCGGGTCGAAGAGTATTCAAGGAGACACGCCACCCAGTTTATCGAGGAGTGAGGAAGAGGAACAAGAACAAGTGGGTTTGTGAAGTGCGTGAGCCGAAGAAGAAGACTAGGATATGGCTCGGGACGTACCCAACTCCAGAAATGGCAGCACGGGCTCATGATGTGGCTGCTTTGGTCCTTAGGGAAAAGTCTGCGTGTCTCAACTTCGCGGACTCAGCTTGGAGGTTGCGCATGCCTGCTTCAAAGGATGCCATGGACATAAGGAGGGCTGCGGCGGAGGCGGCAGAGGCGTTTCGGCCTAGAGAGTTTGGTGGGCAATGTGGTGGTGCTGGTGGGGATGATGATGAGGGAGTGAAGAATTGTGAAGAGGTTTCAGGAAGCTATGGTGAGAGTGCTGTGGTGGAGAAGAAAGCAAGTGTGCAAGGaaatgtggtgtatttggatgAGGAGGAACTGTATGACATGCCTGGCCTGTTGGTGAGTATGGCTGAAGGGCTTTTAATATCTCCACCTCCTTGTGTTGGGTATAGTAATAATATCAACTGGGATGACATGGAGAGTGATGCCCAGGTGACATTGTGGAATTTTTGA